A region from the Triticum aestivum cultivar Chinese Spring chromosome 3D, IWGSC CS RefSeq v2.1, whole genome shotgun sequence genome encodes:
- the LOC123074886 gene encoding uncharacterized protein — translation MAACDPIRRHGGAPVPMYDAGTDFCTIEFIHGGSFMGTGGNLSYLNGRKVCYDYCDSSVACMEMFYELVEKVGYETAGRIQIYLLLPGMQMNEDGLRLIASNNDTKCINKLVREGHKYLMLYLVHDGASGGGGCDDVLANPCTQAPDVICPMKSKINNSVVEEQSTVLGRDNSASMLKRWYLYASFDNRTKGIQVKTFKDEHTSTKKWSVKAFTARYIAANYVDKVRADDKISLKGLGAMVQEEWNMKVHRQKLCSSNICFGLN, via the exons ATGGCAGCATGTGATCCTATACGGCGGCATGGCGGCGCCCCTGTACCCATGTACG ATGCAGGCACTGATTTCTGTACAATTGAGTTCATCCATGGTGGATCTTTCATGGGCACTGGTGGTAATCTGTCATATCTCAATGGTCGCAAGGTCTGCTATGATTACTGTGACAGTAGTGTTGCTTGTATGGAGATGTTCTATGAATTAGTAGAGAAGGTGGGTTATGAGACTGCAGGAAGAATTCAAATCTATTTGCTGCTGCCTGGgatgcaaatgaatgaagatggGCTCAGGTTGATTGCAAGCAATAATGACACAAAATGCATTAACAAGCTAGTTAGAGAAGGGCACAAATACCTGATGTTGTATCTTGTTCATGATGGTGCTTCTGGTGGAGGAGGATGTGATGATGTGTTAGCAAATCCATGTACACAAGCACCTGATGTGATATGTCCTATGAAGAGCAAGATAAATAACAGTGTTGTAGAGGAGCAAAGCACTGTACTTGGTAGGGACAACAGTGCTTCCATGTTAAAGCGTTGGTATTTATATGCTTCGTTTGACAATAGAACCAAGGGAATTCAGGTTAAAACATTTAAAGATGAGCACACATCCACAAAGAAGTGGAGTGTTAAAGCGTTCACTGCCAGATACATTGCTGCAAACTATGTTGACAAGGTCAGAGCAGATGATAAGATTTCTTTGAAGGGTTTAGGAGCAATGGTGCAGGAAGAGTGGAACATGAAGGTTCACAGGCAGAAGCTTTGTAGTTCTAATATATGCTTTG GGTTGAACTAA
- the LOC123079479 gene encoding cyclin-B1-1 isoform X1 produces MAARAHNVAAAQQQNRALGGVPAMGKQQKAAMAGRPDPKNTRRALGDIGNVEANNRRAPLGDIANVVNARAAEGNRKPQPHEPVNRPVTRNFGAQLLKNAQEKAKNPAARPAVRRAHHVKPAPPPPEHVIEISSDSDVTKSEAGSVSSVRKYSRKKVVTTLSHVLSARSKFAAGITEEPAIQDIDKLDGDNQLAVVDYIEDIYKFYKVAENECRASDYMDSQEEINAKMRGILIDWILEVHQKFDLMPESLYLTVYIIDMYLSLQSVLRRELQLVGVSALLIACKYEEIWAPEVNDFILISDSAYTREQILKMEKAILNRLEWNLTVPTPYVFLVRFAKAASSSDHKNDKEMENTVFFFAELALLQYGLVQSKPSMVAAAAVYAARLTLKKTPLWTDTLKHHTGFTEAQLMDAAKILVASHSTAPDSKLKVVYKKYSSEKLGGVALRPPATDLCK; encoded by the exons ATGGCCGCACGCGCGCACAACGTCGCTGCCGCTCAGCAGCAGAACAGAG CGTTAGGTGGTGTCCCCGCCATGGGCAAGCAGCAGAAGGCGGCCATGGCCGGCAGGCCCGACCCCAAGAACACCCGCCGCGCCCTGGGCGACATCGGCAACGTCGAGGCCAACAAccggcgcgcccccctgggcgacATCGCCAACGTCGTCAACGCCCGCGCGGCCGAAGG AAACAGGAAGCCGCAGCCCCATGAGCCGGTGAACCGCCCCGTCACCAGGAACTTCGGCGCCCAGCTCCTCAAGAACGCGCAGGAGAAAGCAAAG AATCCGGCGGCGAGGCCTGCGGTGAGGAGGGCTCATCATGTCAAGCCCGCCCCTCCTCCACCGGAGCACGTGATCGAGATCAGCTCCGACTCCGACGTGACCAAGTCGGAGGCCGGCAGCGTCAGCTCCGTCCGCAAGTACTCGAGGAAGAAGGTGGTCACCACCCTCAGCCACGTGCTCTCGGCGCGCTCCAAG TTTGCAGCCGGAATCACAGAAGAGCCAGCGATCCAGGACATCGACAAGCTTGACGGCGACAACCAGCTCGCCGTCGTCGATTACATCGAAGATATCTACAAATTCTACAAAGTCGCCGAG AATGAGTGCCGCGCCAGCGATTACATGGACTCCCAGGAGGAGATCAATGCCAAGATGAGGGGCATCCTCATCGACTGGATCCTGGAAGTGCACCAGAAGTTCGACCTGATGCCCGAGTCGCTGTATCTCACGGTGTATATCATCGACATGTACCTCTCGCTGCAGTCCGTGCTCCGGCGGGAGCTGCAGCTGGTGGGCGTCTCCGCCCTGCTCATCGCCTGCAAGTACGAGGAGATTTGGGCCCCTGAG GTGAATGATTTCATCTTGATCTCCGACAGCGCCTACACCCGGGAGCAGATTCTGAAGATGGAGAAGGCCATCCTGAACAGGCTGGAGTGGAACCTGACGGTGCCCACGCCCTACGTCTTTCTGGTGCGTTTCGCCAAGGCCGCGTCTTCCTCAGATCACAAGAACGACAAGGAG ATGGAGAACACCGTCTTCTTCTTCGCGGAGCTGGCGCTGCTGCAGTACGGTCTCGTGCAGTCCAAGCCCTCCATggtcgccgccgctgccgtctACGCCGCCAGGCTCACCCTGAAGAAGACCCCTCTGTGGACCGACACTCTGAAGCACCACACTGGCTTCACTGAAGCACAGCTGAT GGACGCCGCCAAGATCCTGGTGGCCTCGCACTCCACCGCGCCTGACAGCAAGCTGAAGGTCGTCTACAAGAAGTACTCGAGCGAGAAGCTCGGAGGAGTCGCCCTGCGCCCACCTGCGACCGACTTGTGCAAATGA
- the LOC123079479 gene encoding cyclin-B1-1 isoform X2 has protein sequence MAARAHNVAAAQQQNRALGGVPAMGKQQKAAMAGRPDPKNTRRALGDIGNVEANNRRAPLGDIANVVNARAAEGKPQPHEPVNRPVTRNFGAQLLKNAQEKAKNPAARPAVRRAHHVKPAPPPPEHVIEISSDSDVTKSEAGSVSSVRKYSRKKVVTTLSHVLSARSKFAAGITEEPAIQDIDKLDGDNQLAVVDYIEDIYKFYKVAENECRASDYMDSQEEINAKMRGILIDWILEVHQKFDLMPESLYLTVYIIDMYLSLQSVLRRELQLVGVSALLIACKYEEIWAPEVNDFILISDSAYTREQILKMEKAILNRLEWNLTVPTPYVFLVRFAKAASSSDHKNDKEMENTVFFFAELALLQYGLVQSKPSMVAAAAVYAARLTLKKTPLWTDTLKHHTGFTEAQLMDAAKILVASHSTAPDSKLKVVYKKYSSEKLGGVALRPPATDLCK, from the exons ATGGCCGCACGCGCGCACAACGTCGCTGCCGCTCAGCAGCAGAACAGAG CGTTAGGTGGTGTCCCCGCCATGGGCAAGCAGCAGAAGGCGGCCATGGCCGGCAGGCCCGACCCCAAGAACACCCGCCGCGCCCTGGGCGACATCGGCAACGTCGAGGCCAACAAccggcgcgcccccctgggcgacATCGCCAACGTCGTCAACGCCCGCGCGGCCGAAGG GAAGCCGCAGCCCCATGAGCCGGTGAACCGCCCCGTCACCAGGAACTTCGGCGCCCAGCTCCTCAAGAACGCGCAGGAGAAAGCAAAG AATCCGGCGGCGAGGCCTGCGGTGAGGAGGGCTCATCATGTCAAGCCCGCCCCTCCTCCACCGGAGCACGTGATCGAGATCAGCTCCGACTCCGACGTGACCAAGTCGGAGGCCGGCAGCGTCAGCTCCGTCCGCAAGTACTCGAGGAAGAAGGTGGTCACCACCCTCAGCCACGTGCTCTCGGCGCGCTCCAAG TTTGCAGCCGGAATCACAGAAGAGCCAGCGATCCAGGACATCGACAAGCTTGACGGCGACAACCAGCTCGCCGTCGTCGATTACATCGAAGATATCTACAAATTCTACAAAGTCGCCGAG AATGAGTGCCGCGCCAGCGATTACATGGACTCCCAGGAGGAGATCAATGCCAAGATGAGGGGCATCCTCATCGACTGGATCCTGGAAGTGCACCAGAAGTTCGACCTGATGCCCGAGTCGCTGTATCTCACGGTGTATATCATCGACATGTACCTCTCGCTGCAGTCCGTGCTCCGGCGGGAGCTGCAGCTGGTGGGCGTCTCCGCCCTGCTCATCGCCTGCAAGTACGAGGAGATTTGGGCCCCTGAG GTGAATGATTTCATCTTGATCTCCGACAGCGCCTACACCCGGGAGCAGATTCTGAAGATGGAGAAGGCCATCCTGAACAGGCTGGAGTGGAACCTGACGGTGCCCACGCCCTACGTCTTTCTGGTGCGTTTCGCCAAGGCCGCGTCTTCCTCAGATCACAAGAACGACAAGGAG ATGGAGAACACCGTCTTCTTCTTCGCGGAGCTGGCGCTGCTGCAGTACGGTCTCGTGCAGTCCAAGCCCTCCATggtcgccgccgctgccgtctACGCCGCCAGGCTCACCCTGAAGAAGACCCCTCTGTGGACCGACACTCTGAAGCACCACACTGGCTTCACTGAAGCACAGCTGAT GGACGCCGCCAAGATCCTGGTGGCCTCGCACTCCACCGCGCCTGACAGCAAGCTGAAGGTCGTCTACAAGAAGTACTCGAGCGAGAAGCTCGGAGGAGTCGCCCTGCGCCCACCTGCGACCGACTTGTGCAAATGA